In a single window of the Acipenser ruthenus chromosome 20, fAciRut3.2 maternal haplotype, whole genome shotgun sequence genome:
- the LOC117425640 gene encoding asc-type amino acid transporter 1 isoform X1 encodes MDGGKRHRSNCTKQDQTAQATMLKNGKYNRESSPERVTLKKEIGLVSACAIIIGNIIGSGIFISPKGVLEHSGSVGLALVIWVLGGGITVLGSLCYAELGVTIPKSGGDYSYVTEIFGGLVGFLLLWSAVLIMYPTSLAVISLTFSSYVLQPVFPDCIAPYNASRILSTVCVLFLTWVNCSSVRWATRIQDVFTAGKLLALGLIITVGLVQICKGNYKWLEPQAAFDFWKTPSVGEIALAFLQGSFAFSGWNFLNYVTEELVDPRRNLPRAIFISIPLVTFVYTFTNIAYFTAMSPEELLSSNAVAVTFGQKLLGAMSWIMPISVALSTFGGINGYLFTSSRLCFSGAREGHMPSLLAMIHFKNCTPIPALLVCCTATIVIMFIGETYTLINYLSFINYLCYGVTITGLLVLRWRKPNLFRPIKVNLLIPVTYLIFWAFLLIFSLYSEPVVCGIGLVIILTGVPVYFLGVYWKNKPKCLDNFIESITYSGQKLCYVVYPQHVEAEEETPLDCSQKSEA; translated from the exons ATGGATGGAGGAAAGCGCCACAGAAGCAACTGCACTAAGCAGGATCAAACGGCTCAAGCAACGATGTTGAAAAACGGGAAATATAACCGCGAGAGCAGCCCAGAGAGagtgactttaaaaaaagaaatcggaCTTGTTAGCGCTTGTGCTATCATTATAG GTAATATTATCGGTTCTGGAATTTTCATCTCCCCCAAGGGAGTGTTGGAGCACTCTGGCTCGGTGGGCCTGGCTCTGGTTATCTGGGTGCTGGGAGGAGGCATCACAGTTCTCGGATCACTGTGCTATGCAGAGCTCGGAGTAACTATTCCTAAATCAGGCGGGGACTACTCCTATGTGACTGAAATATTTGGCGGCTTAGTTGG GTTTCTGCTGTTATGGAGTGCTGTTCTGATAATGTACCCCACCAGTCTTGCTGTGATATCGCTGACATTCTCCAGCTACGTCCTACAACCAGTGTTCCCAGACTGTATTGCTCCATACAACGCCTCTCGAATCCTTTcaacagtgtgtgtct TGTTTTTGACCTGGGTGAATTGCTCAAGTGTCCGGTGGGCAACCAGGATTCAGGATGTGTTCACAGCAGGAAAACTCCTGGCTCTCGGCCTTATCATCACTGTGGGACTGGTGCAAATCTGCAAAG ggaactacaaaTGGCTTGAACCTCAGGCTGCTTTTGATTTCTGGAAGACCCCCTCTGTGGGGGAGATAGCGCTGGCTTTCCTTCAGGGCTCCTTTGCGTTCAGCGGCTGGAACTTCTTGAATTACGTGACGGAGGAACTCGTGGATCCACGTCG GAATCTGCCTCGTGCCATATTCATATCCATCCCATTGGTGACCTTTGTGTACACATTCACCAATATTGCCTATTTCACTGCCATGTCACCTGAAGAGCTGCTGTCATCAAACGCTGTCGCTGTC ACCTTTGGTCAGAAACTCCTGGGAGCGATGTCCTGGATAATGCCGATCTCAGTGGCCCTGTCCACTTTCGGAGGGATTAACGGATATCTTTTCACCTCTTCCAG ATTGTGTTTCTCTGGAGCCCGCGAGGGTCACATGCCCAGCTTGCTCGCAATGATCCACTTCAAAAACTGCACTCCTATTCCTGCGCTCCTGGTTTGT TGTACTGCTACCATTGTCATCATGTTTATCGGAGAGACGTACACACTGATCAATTACCTGTCCTTTATTAACTACCTCTGCTATGGAGTGACTATCACAGGGCTGCTTGTTCTGCGCTGGAGGAAGCCCAATCTTTTCAGGCCTATCAAG GTGAATCTTCTCATTCCGGTAACCTACCTTATATTCTGGGCCTTCCTGCTGATCTTCAGCCTGTACTCGGAGCCCGTTGTCTGCGGCATCGGCCTGGTCATAATATTAACTGGAGTGCCTGTCTACTTCCTGGGAGTGTACTGGAAAAACAAACCAAAGTGTTTAGACAATTTTATAG AATCTATTACCTATTCGGGACAGAAACTGTGTTACGTCGTCTATCCTCAACATGTGGAAGCAGAAGAAGAGACGCCGCTGGACTGCTCACAAAAATCAGAAGCATGA
- the LOC117425640 gene encoding asc-type amino acid transporter 1 isoform X2, whose product MVGKELLEFLLLWSAVLIMYPTSLAVISLTFSSYVLQPVFPDCIAPYNASRILSTVCVLFLTWVNCSSVRWATRIQDVFTAGKLLALGLIITVGLVQICKGNYKWLEPQAAFDFWKTPSVGEIALAFLQGSFAFSGWNFLNYVTEELVDPRRNLPRAIFISIPLVTFVYTFTNIAYFTAMSPEELLSSNAVAVTFGQKLLGAMSWIMPISVALSTFGGINGYLFTSSRLCFSGAREGHMPSLLAMIHFKNCTPIPALLVCCTATIVIMFIGETYTLINYLSFINYLCYGVTITGLLVLRWRKPNLFRPIKVNLLIPVTYLIFWAFLLIFSLYSEPVVCGIGLVIILTGVPVYFLGVYWKNKPKCLDNFIESITYSGQKLCYVVYPQHVEAEEETPLDCSQKSEA is encoded by the exons ATGGTTGGTAAAGAATTACTTGA GTTTCTGCTGTTATGGAGTGCTGTTCTGATAATGTACCCCACCAGTCTTGCTGTGATATCGCTGACATTCTCCAGCTACGTCCTACAACCAGTGTTCCCAGACTGTATTGCTCCATACAACGCCTCTCGAATCCTTTcaacagtgtgtgtct TGTTTTTGACCTGGGTGAATTGCTCAAGTGTCCGGTGGGCAACCAGGATTCAGGATGTGTTCACAGCAGGAAAACTCCTGGCTCTCGGCCTTATCATCACTGTGGGACTGGTGCAAATCTGCAAAG ggaactacaaaTGGCTTGAACCTCAGGCTGCTTTTGATTTCTGGAAGACCCCCTCTGTGGGGGAGATAGCGCTGGCTTTCCTTCAGGGCTCCTTTGCGTTCAGCGGCTGGAACTTCTTGAATTACGTGACGGAGGAACTCGTGGATCCACGTCG GAATCTGCCTCGTGCCATATTCATATCCATCCCATTGGTGACCTTTGTGTACACATTCACCAATATTGCCTATTTCACTGCCATGTCACCTGAAGAGCTGCTGTCATCAAACGCTGTCGCTGTC ACCTTTGGTCAGAAACTCCTGGGAGCGATGTCCTGGATAATGCCGATCTCAGTGGCCCTGTCCACTTTCGGAGGGATTAACGGATATCTTTTCACCTCTTCCAG ATTGTGTTTCTCTGGAGCCCGCGAGGGTCACATGCCCAGCTTGCTCGCAATGATCCACTTCAAAAACTGCACTCCTATTCCTGCGCTCCTGGTTTGT TGTACTGCTACCATTGTCATCATGTTTATCGGAGAGACGTACACACTGATCAATTACCTGTCCTTTATTAACTACCTCTGCTATGGAGTGACTATCACAGGGCTGCTTGTTCTGCGCTGGAGGAAGCCCAATCTTTTCAGGCCTATCAAG GTGAATCTTCTCATTCCGGTAACCTACCTTATATTCTGGGCCTTCCTGCTGATCTTCAGCCTGTACTCGGAGCCCGTTGTCTGCGGCATCGGCCTGGTCATAATATTAACTGGAGTGCCTGTCTACTTCCTGGGAGTGTACTGGAAAAACAAACCAAAGTGTTTAGACAATTTTATAG AATCTATTACCTATTCGGGACAGAAACTGTGTTACGTCGTCTATCCTCAACATGTGGAAGCAGAAGAAGAGACGCCGCTGGACTGCTCACAAAAATCAGAAGCATGA
- the LOC117425640 gene encoding asc-type amino acid transporter 1 isoform X3: MFLTWVNCSSVRWATRIQDVFTAGKLLALGLIITVGLVQICKGNYKWLEPQAAFDFWKTPSVGEIALAFLQGSFAFSGWNFLNYVTEELVDPRRNLPRAIFISIPLVTFVYTFTNIAYFTAMSPEELLSSNAVAVTFGQKLLGAMSWIMPISVALSTFGGINGYLFTSSRLCFSGAREGHMPSLLAMIHFKNCTPIPALLVCCTATIVIMFIGETYTLINYLSFINYLCYGVTITGLLVLRWRKPNLFRPIKVNLLIPVTYLIFWAFLLIFSLYSEPVVCGIGLVIILTGVPVYFLGVYWKNKPKCLDNFIESITYSGQKLCYVVYPQHVEAEEETPLDCSQKSEA; the protein is encoded by the exons A TGTTTTTGACCTGGGTGAATTGCTCAAGTGTCCGGTGGGCAACCAGGATTCAGGATGTGTTCACAGCAGGAAAACTCCTGGCTCTCGGCCTTATCATCACTGTGGGACTGGTGCAAATCTGCAAAG ggaactacaaaTGGCTTGAACCTCAGGCTGCTTTTGATTTCTGGAAGACCCCCTCTGTGGGGGAGATAGCGCTGGCTTTCCTTCAGGGCTCCTTTGCGTTCAGCGGCTGGAACTTCTTGAATTACGTGACGGAGGAACTCGTGGATCCACGTCG GAATCTGCCTCGTGCCATATTCATATCCATCCCATTGGTGACCTTTGTGTACACATTCACCAATATTGCCTATTTCACTGCCATGTCACCTGAAGAGCTGCTGTCATCAAACGCTGTCGCTGTC ACCTTTGGTCAGAAACTCCTGGGAGCGATGTCCTGGATAATGCCGATCTCAGTGGCCCTGTCCACTTTCGGAGGGATTAACGGATATCTTTTCACCTCTTCCAG ATTGTGTTTCTCTGGAGCCCGCGAGGGTCACATGCCCAGCTTGCTCGCAATGATCCACTTCAAAAACTGCACTCCTATTCCTGCGCTCCTGGTTTGT TGTACTGCTACCATTGTCATCATGTTTATCGGAGAGACGTACACACTGATCAATTACCTGTCCTTTATTAACTACCTCTGCTATGGAGTGACTATCACAGGGCTGCTTGTTCTGCGCTGGAGGAAGCCCAATCTTTTCAGGCCTATCAAG GTGAATCTTCTCATTCCGGTAACCTACCTTATATTCTGGGCCTTCCTGCTGATCTTCAGCCTGTACTCGGAGCCCGTTGTCTGCGGCATCGGCCTGGTCATAATATTAACTGGAGTGCCTGTCTACTTCCTGGGAGTGTACTGGAAAAACAAACCAAAGTGTTTAGACAATTTTATAG AATCTATTACCTATTCGGGACAGAAACTGTGTTACGTCGTCTATCCTCAACATGTGGAAGCAGAAGAAGAGACGCCGCTGGACTGCTCACAAAAATCAGAAGCATGA